In Novipirellula caenicola, a single window of DNA contains:
- a CDS encoding choice-of-anchor Q domain-containing protein produces MLAEPLEDRRVLASFIVNTAADIVAEDGLLSLREAIQAANTNAVINSDTIAGDAGPGIIDSISFIPDLSTITLTSELSITDSLAIALVDATEITISGGNASQIFSIDANADPAISNEVYLQGLTLLNGTAAVGGAIYVAAGQSLFLDSVTLSGNTANGDAASEGGGGIFNDGGTLNIANSILSGNTASGVAGSGGAIFNANGGALAIANSTISGNVANRAGGGIEDASGLNGSVALSGITLSNNSAGVGNGAVANPGNGGGLHISGAGDVSISGGTVTGNTAAAEGGGLWNSANGTLTLSNVTVQLNSASGNEATQGGGGIFNDGGTLSISGGSIEQNFADGTSGSGGGLLSVDGDVTITGTVIDQNASHRAGGAIEIILGSVELSNTTVSGNVAGPIGFAAPGNGGGLHVTGGADIMITGGTISGNSAALEGGGLWNGTGTMTIDGTTIDGNTASGDAADDGGGGIFNNGGTLTITGSSTVISNNVADGTSGSGGGIFNASEGTISITDATITANTANRAGGGIEDASGVDGGTDLTGVTLTNNIAAANPGNGGGLHVTGAADISISGGTISGNSAALEGGGLWNGTGTMTIDGTTIDGNTASGDAADDGGGGIFNNGGTVIITGSSTVISNNVADGVSGSGGGIFNASEGTILITDATITGNTANRAGGGIEDASGADGGTDLTGVTLTNNIAAANPGNGGGLHVTGAADISISGGTISGNSAALEGGGLWNGTGTMTINGTAIDGNTASGDAADDGGGGIFNNGGTLTVTGSSTVISNNVADGVSGSGGGIFNASEGTISITDATITGNTANRAGGGIEDASGADGEVDLIGVELSNNSAGVGNGAAANPGNGGGLHISGAGEVTISGGLVSGNTAAAEGGGLWNSVSGTLTLSNVTVQLNSASGNEATQGGGGIFNDGGTLSISGGLIEQNFANGTSGSGGGLLSVDGDVTITGTVIDQNASHRAGGAIEIILGSVELSNTTVSGNVAGPIGFAAPGNGGGLHVTGAADISITGGTISGNSAALEGGGLWNGTGTMTIDGTTIAGNTASGDAADDGGGGIFNNGGTLTVTGSSTVISNNVADGVSGSGGGIFNASEGTISITDATITGNTANRAGGGIEDASGADGEVDLIGVELSNNSAGVGNGAAANPGNGGGLHISGAGEVTISGGLVSGNTAAAEGGGLWNSVSGTLTLSNVTVQLNSASGNEATQGGGGIFNDGGTLSISGGLIEQNFANGTSGSGGGLLSVDGDVTITGTVIDQNASHRAGGAIEIILGSVELSNTTVSGNVAGPIGFAAPGNGGGLHVTGAADISITGGTISGNSAALEGGGLWNGTGTMTIDGTTIDGNTASGDAADDGGGGIFNNGGTLTITGSSTVISNNVADGVSGSGGGIFNATNGTISITGVTITGNTANRAGGGIEDASGADGGTDLTGVTLTNNIAAANPGNGGGLHVTGAADISITGGTISGNSAALEGGGLWNGTGTMTIDGTTIDGNTASGDAADDGGGGIFNNGGTLTITGSSTVISNNVADGVSGSGGGIFNASDGTMSITDATITANTANRAGGGIEDASGADGGTDLTGVTLTNNIAAANPGNGGGLHVTGAADISISGGTISGNSAALEGGGLWNGTGTMTIDGTTIDGNTASGDVADDGGGGIFNNGGTVNITGGSISNNVADGDSGSGGGILNLGGTITISDVTITSNSASRAGGGIEDNAGDSIVISGAQLHGNSTGDAPGNGGGLHITGAGSVSITDSTISANTATNEGGGLWNSSDGTLVVHRSTVSGNTSVDGGGIFNDGTSGDITITNSTIAANIATNNGGGISSEGANVTLTSVTIAGNTAVAGGGINTLGGVFTVTNTLVANNNATTGTDASGSITSGGNNLFGNSTGVSLTGSLPSDIIDVDPLLDMLGDNGGPTPTIALLQGSPALNAGVAAGLAIDQRGVARPQGAGFDIGAFESNLNGTVTPARLSITATDALKNEGNSGFTPFSFIVTRADNTADATTVDFVVTGIGNNPASANDFEDGVFPSGEVRFAAGESSKTITVNVAGDTTIENNESFRVTLSNATGNASIDIATADGTILDDDRPPTVPRVVIPNQVEGGQPVPGDGTTTAILFQSLVDTIVTITPVGTASLSETVLIFDTDAMIVSNMIGTVATASLEAGGVYAVVFEPQLEDRIFAIRTSTGPGSLSNAPPTNILQPTDTNASGETTAMDALLVINSLGRHGGGEGESIIPRFLDVNRDNKVTALDALRVINQLNRTSVNTTATSETSPSLPALLPSTATDDSPDSVTNDAAVDTLFGDTPSGSLLVRSNAANDTSEPQSTVNLDAVDKAMAESEVATPSLLDDSLLTLLS; encoded by the coding sequence TTGTTAGCAGAACCACTTGAGGACCGTCGAGTGCTGGCAAGCTTTATCGTCAACACTGCCGCCGACATTGTCGCCGAAGATGGACTGCTTAGCTTGCGGGAAGCGATCCAGGCAGCGAATACAAACGCGGTGATCAACTCCGATACGATCGCCGGTGACGCTGGACCAGGCATCATCGATTCGATTTCATTCATTCCCGATTTATCGACGATCACGCTCACCAGCGAATTGTCGATCACTGACTCATTAGCGATTGCGTTGGTGGACGCCACCGAGATCACGATCAGTGGTGGTAACGCGTCACAAATTTTCTCGATCGATGCGAACGCAGATCCCGCGATTAGCAACGAGGTGTATCTTCAAGGATTGACGTTGCTTAACGGGACCGCGGCCGTCGGCGGCGCGATTTATGTTGCCGCCGGTCAATCACTCTTTCTCGATTCGGTGACGTTGTCGGGTAACACCGCGAACGGTGACGCGGCAAGCGAAGGGGGCGGCGGGATCTTCAACGATGGCGGAACCCTGAACATCGCCAATTCCATCCTCAGTGGAAACACAGCGTCGGGAGTCGCTGGCAGTGGCGGGGCGATTTTTAACGCAAACGGTGGCGCACTCGCCATTGCGAACTCGACCATCTCGGGGAACGTGGCCAACCGAGCCGGCGGAGGAATCGAAGACGCCTCGGGGTTGAATGGAAGCGTTGCTCTGAGCGGAATCACACTGAGCAACAATAGTGCCGGTGTTGGCAACGGCGCCGTAGCAAACCCTGGTAATGGAGGTGGACTTCATATCAGTGGGGCTGGTGATGTCTCGATCAGTGGGGGTACCGTTACGGGCAACACCGCCGCGGCCGAAGGGGGTGGCCTTTGGAACAGCGCCAACGGAACATTGACGCTATCCAATGTGACAGTCCAATTGAATTCGGCTAGCGGCAATGAGGCAACTCAGGGAGGCGGCGGGATTTTTAACGATGGCGGGACGCTTTCGATCAGTGGTGGCTCGATTGAACAGAATTTTGCGGACGGAACCAGCGGCAGTGGGGGTGGTTTGCTAAGCGTTGATGGCGACGTGACCATCACGGGAACGGTGATCGATCAGAATGCGTCGCACCGCGCAGGCGGTGCGATCGAAATCATTCTCGGATCGGTCGAGTTGAGTAATACAACTGTCTCAGGTAACGTCGCCGGACCAATCGGTTTCGCGGCGCCGGGAAACGGCGGCGGTCTGCACGTTACAGGTGGGGCCGACATCATGATTACCGGCGGCACGATCTCGGGGAACTCTGCGGCACTCGAAGGAGGCGGTCTGTGGAACGGCACCGGAACGATGACGATCGATGGCACCACCATCGATGGAAACACCGCATCGGGCGATGCCGCGGACGACGGGGGCGGCGGGATCTTTAATAACGGCGGCACGCTCACCATCACCGGCAGCTCGACGGTAATCAGCAACAATGTCGCCGATGGCACCAGCGGCAGTGGCGGCGGAATTTTCAATGCCTCCGAGGGAACGATCTCGATTACGGACGCGACCATCACGGCAAACACAGCAAACCGAGCCGGCGGTGGGATCGAAGACGCCTCGGGGGTCGACGGTGGAACCGACTTGACGGGCGTGACATTGACCAACAACATCGCCGCAGCGAACCCCGGCAACGGTGGTGGGCTACATGTAACAGGTGCGGCCGACATCTCGATTTCCGGCGGCACGATCTCGGGTAACTCTGCGGCACTCGAAGGAGGCGGTCTGTGGAATGGCACCGGAACGATGACGATCGACGGCACCACCATCGATGGAAATACCGCATCGGGCGATGCCGCCGACGACGGAGGCGGCGGGATCTTTAATAACGGCGGCACGGTCATCATCACCGGCAGCTCGACGGTAATCAGCAACAATGTGGCTGATGGCGTTAGCGGCAGTGGCGGCGGAATTTTCAATGCCTCCGAGGGAACGATCTTGATTACGGACGCGACCATCACGGGAAACACTGCCAACCGAGCCGGCGGTGGGATCGAAGACGCCTCGGGGGCCGACGGTGGAACCGACTTGACGGGCGTGACATTGACCAACAACATCGCCGCAGCGAACCCCGGTAACGGCGGCGGGCTGCACGTAACAGGCGCCGCCGACATCTCGATTTCCGGCGGCACGATCTCGGGTAACTCCGCGGCACTCGAAGGAGGTGGTCTGTGGAATGGCACCGGAACGATGACGATCAATGGCACCGCCATCGATGGAAATACCGCATCGGGCGATGCCGCGGACGACGGGGGCGGCGGGATCTTTAATAACGGCGGCACGCTCACCGTCACCGGCAGCTCGACGGTAATCAGCAACAATGTCGCTGATGGCGTTAGCGGCAGTGGCGGCGGAATTTTCAATGCCTCCGAGGGAACGATCTCGATTACGGACGCGACCATCACGGGAAACACTGCCAACCGAGCCGGCGGCGGAATCGAAGACGCCTCGGGGGCAGACGGTGAAGTTGATTTGATTGGTGTTGAGTTAAGCAACAACAGCGCCGGGGTTGGTAACGGCGCCGCAGCGAATCCAGGCAACGGCGGTGGGCTGCATATTAGCGGGGCTGGCGAGGTCACGATCAGCGGTGGCTTGGTATCAGGCAATACGGCGGCTGCCGAGGGAGGAGGCTTGTGGAACAGCGTCAGCGGAACACTGACGCTATCCAATGTGACAGTCCAATTGAATTCGGCTAGCGGCAATGAGGCAACTCAGGGAGGCGGCGGGATTTTTAACGATGGCGGGACGCTTTCGATCAGCGGTGGCTTGATTGAACAGAATTTTGCCAATGGAACCAGCGGCAGCGGGGGTGGTTTGTTGAGCGTTGATGGCGATGTGACCATCACCGGAACGGTGATCGATCAGAATGCGTCGCACCGCGCAGGCGGTGCGATCGAAATCATTCTCGGATCGGTCGAGTTGAGTAATACAACTGTCTCAGGCAACGTCGCCGGACCAATCGGTTTCGCGGCGCCGGGAAACGGCGGCGGGCTGCATGTAACGGGCGCCGCCGACATCTCGATTACCGGCGGCACGATCTCGGGGAACTCTGCGGCACTCGAAGGAGGCGGTCTGTGGAATGGCACTGGAACGATGACGATCGACGGCACTACCATCGCTGGAAACACCGCATCGGGCGACGCCGCGGACGACGGGGGCGGCGGGATCTTTAATAACGGCGGCACGCTCACCGTCACCGGCAGCTCGACGGTAATCAGCAACAATGTCGCTGATGGCGTTAGCGGCAGTGGCGGCGGAATTTTCAATGCCTCCGAGGGAACGATCTCGATTACGGACGCGACCATCACGGGAAACACTGCCAACCGAGCCGGCGGCGGAATCGAAGACGCCTCGGGGGCAGACGGTGAAGTTGATTTGATTGGTGTTGAGTTAAGCAACAACAGCGCCGGGGTTGGTAACGGCGCCGCAGCGAATCCAGGCAACGGCGGTGGGCTGCATATTAGCGGGGCTGGCGAGGTCACGATCAGCGGTGGCTTGGTATCAGGCAATACGGCGGCTGCCGAGGGAGGAGGCTTGTGGAACAGCGTCAGCGGAACACTGACGCTATCCAATGTGACAGTCCAATTGAATTCGGCTAGCGGCAATGAGGCAACTCAGGGAGGCGGCGGGATTTTTAACGATGGCGGGACGCTTTCGATCAGCGGTGGCTTGATTGAACAGAATTTTGCCAATGGAACCAGCGGCAGCGGGGGTGGTTTGTTGAGCGTTGATGGCGATGTGACCATCACCGGAACGGTGATCGATCAGAATGCGTCGCACCGCGCAGGCGGTGCGATCGAAATCATTCTCGGATCGGTCGAGTTGAGTAATACAACTGTCTCAGGCAACGTCGCCGGACCAATCGGTTTCGCGGCGCCGGGAAACGGCGGCGGGCTGCATGTAACGGGCGCCGCCGACATCTCGATTACCGGCGGCACGATCTCGGGGAACTCCGCGGCGCTCGAAGGAGGTGGGCTGTGGAATGGTACTGGAACGATGACAATCGATGGCACCACCATCGATGGAAACACCGCATCGGGCGACGCCGCGGACGACGGGGGCGGCGGGATCTTTAATAACGGCGGCACGCTCACCATCACCGGCAGCTCGACGGTAATCAGCAACAATGTCGCTGATGGCGTTAGCGGCAGTGGCGGCGGGATTTTTAATGCGACCAATGGGACGATCTCGATTACGGGCGTGACCATCACGGGAAACACTGCCAACCGGGCCGGCGGTGGGATCGAAGACGCCTCGGGGGCCGACGGTGGAACCGACTTGACGGGCGTGACATTGACCAACAACATCGCCGCAGCAAATCCTGGTAACGGCGGCGGGCTGCATGTAACGGGCGCCGCCGACATCTCGATTACCGGCGGCACGATCTCGGGGAACTCTGCAGCGCTCGAAGGAGGCGGTCTGTGGAACGGCACCGGAACGATGACGATCGATGGCACCACCATCGATGGAAACACCGCATCGGGCGACGCCGCGGACGACGGAGGCGGCGGGATCTTTAATAACGGCGGCACGCTCACTATCACCGGCAGCTCGACGGTAATCAGCAACAATGTCGCTGATGGCGTTAGCGGCAGTGGCGGCGGGATTTTTAATGCCAGCGATGGGACGATGTCGATTACGGACGCGACCATCACGGCAAACACAGCCAACCGAGCCGGCGGTGGGATCGAAGACGCCTCGGGGGCCGATGGTGGAACCGACTTGACGGGCGTGACATTGACCAACAACATCGCCGCAGCGAACCCCGGTAACGGCGGCGGGCTGCATGTAACGGGCGCCGCCGACATCTCGATTTCCGGCGGCACGATCTCGGGGAACTCTGCGGCACTCGAAGGAGGTGGTCTGTGGAACGGAACCGGAACGATGACGATCGATGGCACCACCATCGATGGAAACACCGCATCGGGCGATGTCGCGGACGACGGGGGCGGTGGGATCTTTAATAACGGAGGTACCGTGAACATCACCGGCGGTTCCATCAGCAACAATGTTGCCGATGGCGACAGTGGCAGCGGTGGAGGAATTTTGAACCTTGGCGGCACGATAACCATTTCAGACGTCACAATCACGTCCAATTCAGCGAGTCGGGCCGGAGGAGGCATCGAAGACAACGCGGGCGACTCGATCGTGATCAGCGGAGCTCAGCTGCATGGCAATTCCACAGGTGACGCACCGGGAAATGGCGGCGGACTGCATATCACTGGCGCGGGGAGCGTTTCGATCACCGACAGCACGATTTCGGCAAACACGGCGACCAACGAGGGTGGCGGGCTGTGGAACAGTAGCGACGGCACGCTTGTCGTCCATCGTTCTACCGTGTCAGGAAATACATCAGTCGATGGCGGCGGTATCTTCAACGATGGAACAAGCGGTGATATCACCATCACCAACTCGACGATTGCCGCCAACATCGCGACCAACAACGGTGGCGGCATCAGCAGCGAAGGGGCCAATGTCACGTTGACCAGTGTTACGATTGCCGGCAACACCGCGGTCGCTGGCGGAGGAATCAATACGCTCGGCGGCGTCTTCACCGTCACCAACACGCTCGTTGCCAACAACAATGCGACGACCGGGACGGACGCCTCGGGCTCGATTACCAGCGGTGGCAACAACCTGTTTGGAAATTCGACAGGGGTCTCTCTGACGGGTTCATTGCCGAGCGACATCATCGATGTCGACCCGCTACTAGACATGCTGGGGGATAATGGTGGTCCGACGCCTACCATTGCATTGCTGCAAGGCAGTCCAGCACTAAACGCGGGCGTCGCCGCTGGATTGGCCATTGACCAAAGAGGAGTCGCACGTCCCCAAGGTGCCGGGTTTGACATCGGAGCATTCGAATCGAATTTGAACGGGACGGTTACTCCAGCCCGGTTGTCCATCACGGCGACCGATGCCCTCAAGAACGAAGGCAACTCGGGGTTCACACCGTTTTCCTTTATCGTGACACGTGCGGACAATACAGCGGACGCGACCACGGTCGACTTTGTGGTTACCGGTATTGGCAACAATCCCGCATCGGCCAACGATTTCGAGGATGGCGTTTTTCCAAGTGGCGAGGTCCGTTTTGCGGCCGGTGAGTCAAGCAAGACGATCACCGTGAACGTTGCCGGAGACACCACGATCGAAAACAACGAAAGCTTCCGCGTGACGCTGAGCAACGCGACTGGCAATGCGTCGATCGATATCGCGACGGCTGATGGAACCATCCTTGACGATGATCGTCCGCCTACCGTTCCTCGCGTGGTCATCCCCAATCAGGTCGAAGGAGGACAACCTGTCCCCGGCGACGGTACAACGACTGCGATCTTGTTCCAGTCGCTCGTTGACACGATCGTCACCATCACGCCGGTGGGTACCGCGTCGCTGAGCGAAACGGTTCTGATCTTTGACACCGATGCGATGATCGTGAGCAACATGATCGGTACCGTTGCCACCGCATCACTCGAAGCCGGGGGAGTGTATGCGGTTGTGTTTGAACCTCAATTGGAAGATCGCATTTTTGCGATCCGCACCTCGACGGGGCCTGGATCGCTTTCCAATGCCCCTCCGACCAACATTCTGCAGCCCACCGACACCAACGCCAGCGGCGAAACGACCGCCATGGATGCTTTGTTGGTGATCAATTCGCTTGGTCGCCATGGTGGCGGCGAAGGTGAATCGATCATTCCCCGGTTCCTGGATGTCAATCGCGACAACAAAGTCACCGCACTCGATGCTCTGCGTGTGATCAATCAGCTTAACCGCACTAGCGTGAACACGACTGCGACCAGTGAAACGTCGCCATCGCTTCCTGCATTGTTGCCCTCGACGGCCACCGATGACAGCCCCGACTCGGTGACGAACGATGCTGCGGTCGACACGCTCTTTGGCGACACGCCGTCTGGCTCACTGCTCGTCCGATCCAATGCGGCGAACGATACGAGCGAGCCTCAGTCGACGGTTAATCTCGACGCAGTGGACAAAGCGATGGCAGAAAGCGAAGTAGCGACACCATCGCTGCTCGACGATTCCCTGCTCACGCTTCTGTCGTAG